The following is a genomic window from Phalacrocorax carbo chromosome 19, bPhaCar2.1, whole genome shotgun sequence.
CCCCACCCTGTTGCCCTGCCTAGGGCTTCTCTATCTTGAGGGACACCTTGGCCATCTCTCAGCTGAGAGGGCTGGAAGGTCCTGCTGCTTCTAGGTCTGTAACGCTGTTGTTTCTCCCTTCCACCCTGCGTGGCCCTGGCAGAAGGTAAGGGACATCCTGGAAGGCTCTTGAGCATACCTGGGAAGGTGCCTGTGGGTTatgtttaggttttttcctgGTGGAAGCAGCAGGCATGGCCACAGCTGTATCTGGCGTATCAGGGCAGAGGACTGTGCACTGGGCTGGCCTCTGTGGAGCCTGTGGTCTTTTGGGGTTGTGTCTCCTTGTGGTTATGGCCCTCTGGTTATAGGGTGATGCGTGCTGCAAGGCCTGTCTGGCtctcacagctctgctctgtgcagtCTGCCCTGCTCGCTGAGGTCTTCCTGGAGGAAGGGGATGGCCCCATGTCCCTGCAGTCCCACAGGTCCAGTGCTCCTAGGATAGCTGGTCACCCCAGCTGCAGATTGCTACCTAGTAGCCAAAAGAGCAAGAAGTCTATCTCCAGCCAGgtatggggtggggggcaaaaTGTGTGCTGGCCTTGGACAACTGGGGCTGGGGTAGTCCCAAAGGAACCAGTGTGTCTCCTGGCCTGGGGAACCCCACCAGCCCCTGAATGTTTCTGCTGCCCCTGACCACACTTGCCTTGTTCTCTGCAGTTCAAAGCCTCCCTGAACAAGCTGATGGAGATGTTGAATAGCACCACAGCACACTACATCCGCTACATCAAACCCAATGATGGCAGGCAGCCCTCTGTGTGAGTTCCTGGCCAGAGAGGCtggaggggatggggctggggacactggggcaCTGCTGTCCCTCTTGCCTGGCCTTGCATAGCTTGGAGCATGCCAAGCTGGCTGGGACCCATTCTAGATTAGCCCCTCTTTGCCCCAGGTTTGACTCCGGGCAAGCAGTGGAGCAGCTACTAGCCTGTGGGGTCCTGGAGACCATCTGGATCAGTGCCTCAGGCTACCCCTCCAGGTACCCCCCTTCAGCAGCACCCTGGGTGCTCCCACTCTCTCCAGCCACAGCACCTCTGACTCCCCTCTAACCCCTACCCCAGGTGGACCTAGCAGGAGCTCTTAGAGAGGTACAGGGCTCTGGTGAGCAGAGAAGAGTTGATGGGCACCAATGAGAAGCAGATCTGCAGCCTTGCCCTTGAGAGACTGCTTCAAATAAGGGCTCTGCTTGGGGGGGTGCAGCTGCAGTACCAGAGTATCCCTTGTGGATGCTTTTCCCCATGTGTGGGTGCCCAGTGGTGTACAGAAATGGGTGAGATGGGGAGGAACTCAGCCTCCAGAGAGGTTGGATGGGCAGACCAATGGCATGAGGAGCGTCACTTTTGGGGGAGTCTGGCTGGGATATGTTTTGTCCCTGGGACTGACTCCGCCTTTGCACACAGGACCCCAGCAAGTACCAGTGTGGGAAGAGCAAGGTGTTTTTCCAGGCTGGCCAAGTGGCTTACCTGGAGGAGCTGCGGTACcggtggctgagggcagcctgCATCTTGCTGCAGAGGcacctgcagggctggctggcaTGGAGGTGCTTTGGACGGGCATGTGCCACAGCAGTCTGCCTGCAGCGCCATGCCCAGGGCATGTTGGCCCGGAGGTGAGTGGTGGGGGCTGGGGCTTGGAGGGAGCTGCGATGAGCTGACACAGAGCTCAGCCTCGGCAGTTGTACTGCCTCTGGGCTGGGCTTTGACCTGGGTGACCCTGTGGTATGGGCTGGGCTGGCTTTGCCACCCCTTGCCTGGTGCTCTGCCCTCCCTACAGGCTTGCCAGGATGCTGCGAAGGACCAGGGCCACTGTGATGCTGCAGAAGACCCTGAGGATGGTTTTGGTCCGGCGCTCCTACCTATGCATGCGCCAGGCTGTCATCACCATCCAAGCCTTTGCCCAGGGCATGTTTGCCCAGTGTCTTTACTAACAGGTAGGAGCCTGGCAGGGCAGTGGGTGTCCTGATCCCTCCTGTGGTGGCCGTGCCACTGCCCCATCTCTCCCTCCACAGATGGTGTGGCACCAGAAAGCCATGGTGATCCAGGCTGCTGTCAGGGGCTGGCTGGCCAGAATCCACTATGCCTGCCTGCATGGGGCTGTTatccacctgcagtgctgctacTGCCAGGTGCGGGCATGCCAGGAAGCTGCAGCGGCTGCGTGTTGAGGCATGCTCTGTCGAGCACTACAAGCAGCTGCACAAGGGCATGGAGATCAAAGTGATACAGCTGCAGTGCAGGCTGGATGAGCAGGTGGGTGCTGGCTTCAGCCCTTTGTGGGTCCCAGCTGCTTCTTGCTGACCACTTCTTACCAGTCTCTGTGCAGCCAAAACCATGCCTGCCCTTGTCTTCAGTCCTCTCCTGGTGTGGGGCAGGAGCTGACCCTGCCTGACATGTGTCCCCAGGCAGGAGTCATGCATCTGGGTCTCATTCCTGGGTTTTTCAATGCTCCCTATGGATGTGGGGCtggtggccctggggctgggctgggcaccCTTCTGGGTGCTTGGTCAGGTGCAGCCTTGCAGCACAGTGTCATGTACTGGGAACGGTTCTGGCATGGAGTGTTTTCCTACCATGCTCTTACCAGCAGCATCTGCTGTTGCCAGCTGGGTGAGTGTCTCTGCTTCGGCTGTCACCACTCCATTTCTGGGGgtgtctggggagggggggagagagggttCCTCTGGTGTGATCCTGTCTCTGGGGGAAAGTGGGGCTGGCCAGGAGGTCGTAATGGACTGTAAATCCATGGCAAAGCTCATGTGTGGCTCTATGTGGTGGTAAATGGGGTATCGCTACAGAAGGGCAGCCTTGATTATGCATGGGCTGTCATTGATGTGAGACATGCAGGGATATGCCCTTGTTCCCGGCCACCTGCCTGATATGTTCTGCCCATTGGTCCAAGgcccaggagaagcagcagctcatgGAGCAGCTCTCAGGGCTGAACACTGCCCATGCTGAGGAGGTGCAGCGCCTGCAGGCCGAGATGTAGCGGCTGCAGGAGGATGTGGCCTGTGACACCCAggtccagcagctgcaggcgCAGCTGGCCGAGCTGGAGAGGCAGAGCATGAAGAGCTGCCTGGGCCAGGAGGTTGAGGAGCTCAAGAAGGTCTGTCTGGGGGATGCTCTTGCTTTGCTGGGGCTCCATGGGACTCTCCAGGGACCTGACAGCAtgctgtgctttctgctgtgtgtgtgggtccctgggggagacctctggcagccagagctggtcctgggcagggctctggctgtacctgcccctctgctttcctgcagtGCTTGGTAGAGGTGGAAGCCATGaagctgcagctgtgggaggAGAAGGATGCCCTGATCCAGTGCATGTTGGAGCAGTCACAGCATCTGGAAGGTAAAAGGGGTCCTCTGATCCCCTCATCCCATTCCCCTGGGTATGGGCTGGTCCTGCAGGCTTAGTGTGTTCCTGCGCATTCCCTTGCAGAGGGGCCCTGGCTTTGCCTGTCCCCACTCGTGCTGTGTTCGTCCCTACAGAGCAGCACCAGCGTGTGGCATGGGAAAGCCAGGgactgctgcaggagctggaggaggagtgGGCATGCTATCAGAGCCTGGTGCAGGAGTACACCTGCCTGGAGCAGGGCTATGAGAACCTGTGCGATGAAGTGGCCTTCCACAGGgtgaggggctggcagggacatggggaggCTCAGGCACCCTCTGTGGGAGAAGCGGGCTCCCCAGCTCATGTGCTGGGGGATGCCCAAGCCAAGGTATCCTCTGAGGCTGTTGCTCTACCCCAGCTGATGCTTGGGGTACAGGGGAGCAAACCTGTCCTTCTCTCCCCACTCAGCAAAGCACCTTGAGATGGTCCCGTTTGTCAGAGAGCTTCTTGGCCTCTGAGAGCAGCTACTTGTCCTCCATGTCCACAGCTCCCTCACGAGATGGCTCTGACCAGCAAGCTGAGGTTAGTGGTGACACTGGCAGGGACAGCAGGGTGGGGGTGACAAGTGGACTGTCCCTTCCCCTGGCTATGGGACAGCTGTGCCCTGGGGCTCCTGGCTGAAAGCTGGTCCCACTGGGGAGGGGCATCTGTGGGTGTTCTGGTGCTGGTGCCCAGCACTGGCACTGTGCTAAACCCTGTCTCTGCACCCAGGGGCTGGAGGAGTGCTCATTGCTGATGCCAGAGGGGCCACAGCCCAGCGGTGAGGTGCTGCTGAATGGTAGTGTGGGCCAGGATCACTTTAAGAAGGCGTACCTTCTCCTCTTGGGGCAGCTCAATGCTGTCAATAAGGAGCTGGCCCAGACCCGGGAGGTCAAAGACCTCTGTGGAGCCGGAGGAGAGGAAACCATTGGACTTTCTCAGGCACAGGGTGAGCCCCTGAGAGCAGGGCCAGATCCATGCTGGTCTCACCctgctcttctctccctgcaGAACATAACTGAGATGTTGGGGTTGGGCAGGAGCCTGGAGAAGGTGGCAGTGGATGATGACTTGAAGCATGCATATGATGCAGTACAGGGTGCCAACAGGTAAGCGTGGTCCCAGGGAGATGGTCCCCAGCTGAGGCTGGGTTCCCCACAATGGGCTGATGGATCCATGCTGCTGGTGGGGCTTTCCCTGGTGTTTTAGCCAACCATGGCTTGGTTTGcacctgcctggcctctggTGCTGGGTAGCTGCAAATCCTCTTTGAAGCAGCCACCTCCTCATATGCTATGAGCACTGTAGCCCCAGCTGGGCTGAGAGAGCAAGGGCAGCCTGCCCCTCACTGCCCAGCTGGCTGTAGGGTAGCCCTggctctccttcccttccttccagtGTACCCAGCTGCATGTTCCTGGGGGGCTGGAGCATTCCACCTTGCTCTGAGCACAGTTGCACCCATTGCATGAGCAGACTGGATGCCCTGGGCTCAACAGGAGCCTCCTAagagggcagggctggtgcAGCCTGGTCTTGGGCTGTGCTGTGTGTGCTTGAGGCTCAGTGCAGCTGAAGGGGAGATGCTCTGTTAGCACGGATGGGTCTGTGCTGCCCCCAGGCTGCCTGGGCAGAGGGAGAGTTCCCAGCTCTGAGGCTTCAGGGGAGAAATACCTCCTCAGCAGCCTCCCCAGGGGATGGGGTGTGGCAGCTGAAGGAGGCTGGTGCCTCAGTTTTCCTGGGTGCATTTGTGTAGGCTGCTGCCAAGTCAGCtgtgggaggagaagcagcagcatgagGAGGAGGTAGAAGGGCTGCATTTCAACATCAGCTCACTCAAGCAGCtgagccagcagcaggcagccctgATCCAGGACCTGCAGCGGCATCAGGGGCAGGAAGGGCTGCAACACCATGTCCTGCTGCTCAAGGAAGAGAACTGGGTAaggcatggggtggggggcaggcaggACTGGGCTTGGGGCTGGCTTCCACCCCCTTGCCAGCTGTAGGAGCCCCTTAGGGAGCAGTGTGGGGGACCCTGCTGcaccccccccagctctgcttcacTCGGTGTGCTGGTGGGGGTGTCCAGCTGGGGGAGGCTGGCTGAGCCCTACTGTGGCTGTTCCTACCCAGGAACTGGCCCAGAAGCTGGAGAAGCAGGAGAGGACCACGCTGAAGttccagaagcagctgagaGCCTATGCAAAGCAGATACAGGAGCTCACAGGCAAGTGTTGGCATGGGACTGGCTGGAGGGTTACCAGCTTGGTTTGAGGCTGGAGATTGCTGAGCCCCAGCATGGGGAGCAGAGTCATGTTGTCCCATGTCCCCCTGCACCCTCCAAACAGAGATGCTGGGGAGCATCTGCTTGGTCTGAGCTGAGGGGACCTCATCTGGGTCCCACAGCCCAGGACACAGCAGGATGTGACCTGTGCTCCTCTCCCCCAGTGAAGAGAGGCTACTGGGCCAGCGCAGGAGTTTGCAGCATCCACTGTGGTCCTGTCCTGGTCCCCCATGGTCCCATCCCTGGCTGGGCTGTCCCAGGCTATGCTAGCATGGAGGAAGGAGGATGAAGGGTGCATTATCAAGGCCGTCATCACAGGTAGGGTTTGGAGAGATGGTGACTCCTTATGCCAGCTTGTTTTTTTACCCCTATTAGGGTTTATTTCCAACCGCTGTGTGAGCTCATCctttcagtgctgctggggcagcatcCTGCCTGGCTCAGGACCAGCTTGCCATAGCTGCCTGGATCCCAGCTGTCCTGCTTTTTCCCCCTACAGACTACAAACcacagagcagccctggggtCCTCCCAGACCTGCCAGCCTACATTCTTTTCCTGTGCTTCCAGCATGCTGACCACTGCTGCGATGAGCTGCCTCGCTCCTGGATGCAGCCATCAATGCCATCAAAAGGGTCATGAAGGTGCTGGGCTTGGGGCTGTGGGTTGTGCTGAGGAGCAGGAACTTCACTAGATAAGGTGTGTGCCTGACTGGAGTGTCTAGCCTGAGCATCTCCTGGGGTGAGGGTGTCCCTGGGTACTGCAGGGCTCCTGTGAGAGGGTCCCACAGCTCTGCACCCCCACAGCCCTCATCAGGTTGCAGCTAGCTCTGTGGCTTACAGAACTACCATGGGCTGTGAAGtcttgctgctgttgcagccaGAGCCCTGCTGACCTCTCTGTTCCCTCCTGCAGAAGCACAGTGATGACTTTGACATGGTGGTGCTCTGGCTTGCCAACACCTGCCAGTTCCTGAACTGCCTGTGCCAGTACAGCCAGGATGAGGtagggctgggctgcagggggtcTGCCACCTCCTTGGGAAGGGTAGGAGCTTAGAGGGGGACAGGGTTTGTCCCCACTTGGGGCTGCATCCTCTTTACCCCCAAGCCAGGTAGGCAGGCATGTGCTGGGCTGACACTGCTCTGCACTTGCTCAGGGACCCAGCTGTGTCACCTGGTACTGCTGCTCTGACCCAGATTGTGCCTGCAGAGCTACTGGCAGGGGAACATGGCGTGGCAGAATGAGCATCGCCTGCAGAACGTGGACCCTcagagctcctgctgcagcctgggtgCCCTGGATGTCCAGCTCTACCAGCAGCTCATCCGCACTGCTGAGAAGTGCCTCAAACCCATGATTGGTATGGCCTGGGCTTGTGGGGTTTGCAGGGCATTCATGGGATACTGGTTCAGGGAGGGAGTGCTGTGCTCAGCTCTGTGAACTGCCTGCTGTGTTACAGAGGCTGTACCCAAAAGGGGAAGGTAGGCTGTGAATTGGGGTCTGCCTTCTATGAGGGAACATCTGCTCCTTGAGCCTCCTGGCTtggaggaggtggctggggagCTAAAGTGGGCTTAGTACCCTGGGGACCTTGGGCTGCATCCATGGGGAGATCTATTCCCCCATGCCCTGCTTTGTAGTCTTCTGGAACAGGGACAGCCCCTGGGCTAGCCTGGGCCAGCTATCCTGGAGGTGTCATCGGCCCCTGTGTCCCCAGCTGGGACACAGCCAAGGAGCAGTGTACTGGCTGCTTCAGGCACAATGTAGGGTCTCTGTCTCATGATGAGCCTTTTCTACCTTTTAGTTCCAGCCCATACAGGGCTTGTCCTCTTCCTGCCCCCCTGGCCACCGCCGGTCCTTGTCAGCCCCTGCACACACCCTGCCTGagttgctgcagcagctgggctccTTCTGTGCAGTGCTGGACTGCCATGGGCTGGCTCCCAGTGTGGGGCACCAGGCCCTGTGccagctcctcttcctcatcagcGGCACCACCCTCAACTACCTGCTGCTGAGAAAGGACACGTGCTCCTGGAGCTGTGGCATCCAGCTCAGGTCAGTCCCTGTGCCAGACAGGTGTATTGGGGGAGCTGGCATATGGCTGGTGCCTCCCTCTGACCTGGTCTCTCTGGCAGGTACAACATCAGCCAGCTGGAGCAGTGGCTGTGGGCAGAGGGACTGCAGCAGAGTGGGGCCCATGAGGTGCTGGAGCCCCTGGTCCAggctgcccagctgctgcaggtgaAGAAGGTGATAGAGGAGGATGCTGGAGCTCTTTGCAGCCTGTGCATGGTGCTGTCACCCCAGCAGGTACTAGGGGGGTTGGGGCTTGCTGCCTGCTGGGCACTCATCCTATCCTGGGGTTCCTTGACCTCCCTGAGTGCACCAGGGATGTACTTGCATTGGGGTGGGGACCACACCATCCCCAGAAGCATCTGGATGTGCCcagcccttcccttccctgttcATGGTCCTCACCATCTCCTCCAGGTTGTGAAGATCCTCCGGGCTTACACCCCAGCTGTTGGGCTAGAGGAGCACATCAGCCCCAGCTTCATCAGCAGTGTTGAGGTAAGCGGGGCCTGGGGTCTAgtgctgggggcgggggggcagctGTCCCACGTGGGACCCTCACTGGGACAGCCCTGGATCTGAGCACTCTGTCCCCACAGAAGCACCTGCAGGACCAGTATGGAGGGGGgcccagccagctcctggtGGACACCAGCCACCTCTTCCCTGTGCATCTGCCCTTCATCGCTTCCCCACTGCACCTGGATGAGCTCTGCATCCCTGATGCCCTCAACTTGGCCCTCCTTGTCCACCCCTGAGCCCAGGTCTGTCCCTGGGCCACTACCAGTGCCCCATTGAGGGGTGTCTGAACCCCCTGACATGTGGGAAGGCCATGAAGGCTAGGGGTGCAGCACTTACGTGTGCCATTATTCTGGGAAGTTGTTTGTTTATTGAAACTCAGGTGCCTTGCTTGTGGTACAGCCAAAGCCCTTGGTAGTCCTGCACTGAGGGTTTTGGCCACTCTTTAATCCCTTGAACTTAATAAAAGTCTTTGCAGATAACTTTGGAGCTGGAGGCTGTGAGTGGGGGATGTGCTGTTTGCAGGGTGGTGTGAGGTGCCTCGAGTACTATCACTAGGGCATTCCTGGGGCTCTTTCTGAATtatggaatggtttgggttgtaGAGGActctatctttaaaaaaaaaaaagtttagttCTAACTCCCTGCAATGGGAAGGGACAACTTTCACTAGACAATGGTGTCAAAATCCCCATCCCACATAACTTTGAATGCTTTCCAACAAATAGGATTCCACAAGTTCT
Proteins encoded in this region:
- the LOC104045051 gene encoding LOW QUALITY PROTEIN: unconventional myosin-Va (The sequence of the model RefSeq protein was modified relative to this genomic sequence to represent the inferred CDS: substituted 1 base at 1 genomic stop codon) codes for the protein MNCKEEQSLREALPGKLLLQFTGAWVWIPDCVKVWRVAEITRGYEEGDAILHLHLEDGSALAYPIEFQLLPLCNPDCLSGADDLVALSYLHEPAVLHLLHWCFLEANVIYTYCCIILVAINPYKSLPIYEEEVIYAYSGCEIGDMDPHIFALAEEAYKQMVRFGKKQSLIISGESGAGKTASAKYAVRYFTTVGGCLGDSSMEEKVLASSPIMEAFGNTKTTRNDNSSCFGKYIEIGFSQAHVTGATIKTYLLEKSHVTFQAKAERNYHIFYQLCASATLHELQGLGGAESFHYTCQGQCTAAQSTNDAADLDSMQHAFSLLGVPEANQLELFSILAAILHLGNIVVGGRDHCGDGCFVEPVNEALGLFCTLLGVEALQVTCWLCHRKLVTAGETYLKPLSRQQALDSRDALAKHMYGQVFRWMVSRVNCVLWSLEGHRTSIGILDIYGFEMLELNSFEQFCINYANEKLQQLFNLHVFRLEQEYVTEEIPWVFINFCDNQPYIELIEGRLGILDLLNEACKGCWEQAAVATQSPPAAPSDLSSFQMPQGSDGSWAQKLYQTHLNCSHFQKPKRPTDAFVVCHFAGKVEHQCDGFVEKNRDAVPEELVGLLQASKLCSVQSALLAEVFLEEGDGPMSLQSHRSSAPRIAGHPSCRLLPSSQKSKKSISSQFKASLNKLMEMLNSTTAHYIRYIKPNDGRQPSVFDSGQAVEQLLACGVLETIWISASGYPSRWTXQELLERYRALVSREELMGTNEKQICSLALERLLQIRALLGGVQLQYQSIPCGCFSPCVGAQWCTEMGEMGRNSASREDPSKYQCGKSKVFFQAGQVAYLEELRYRWLRAACILLQRHLQGWLAWRCFGRACATAVCLQRHAQGMLARSAATARCGHARKLQRLRVEACSVEHYKQLHKGMEIKVIQLQCRLDEQAQEKQQLMEQLSGLNTAHAEEVQRLQAEMSLEKVAVDDDLKHAYDAVQGANRLLPSQLWEEKQQHEEEVEGLHFNISSLKQLSQQQAALIQDLQRHQGQEGLQHHVLLLKEENWELAQKLEKQERTTLKFQKQLRAYAKQIQELTGFISNRCKHSDDFDMVVLWLANTCQFLNCLCQYSQDESYWQGNMAWQNEHRLQNVDPQSSCCSLGALDVQLYQQLIRTAEKCLKPMIGMAWACGFQPIQGLSSSCPPGHRRSLSAPAHTLPELLQQLGSFCAVLDCHGLAPSVGHQALCQLLFLISGTTLNYLLLRKDTCSWSCGIQLRYNISQLEQWLWAEGLQQSGAHEVLEPLVQAAQLLQVKKVIEEDAGALCSLCMVLSPQQVVKILRAYTPAVGLEEHISPSFISSVEKHLQDQYGGGPSQLLVDTSHLFPVHLPFIASPLHLDELCIPDALNLALLVHP
- the LOC135316317 gene encoding unconventional myosin-Vb-like translates to MKSCLGQEVEELKKCLVEVEAMKLQLWEEKDALIQCMLEQSQHLEEQHQRVAWESQGLLQELEEEWACYQSLVQEYTCLEQGYENLCDEVAFHRQSTLRWSRLSESFLASESSYLSSMSTAPSRDGSDQQAEGLEECSLLMPEGPQPSGEVLLNGSVGQDHFKKAYLLLLGQLNAVNKELAQTREVKDLCGAGGEETIGLSQAQEHN